A single genomic interval of Deltaproteobacteria bacterium GWA2_45_12 harbors:
- a CDS encoding glycosyl transferase yields the protein MPKTKTLDLSIIVPFLNEEENLGELYQNLGSVLPPLGLSYEILLIDDGSTDKSFEITQNLAKKDSHVKVIRFTRNFGQTAAMQAGFKEASGRVYITLDADNQNDPRDIGKLLEKMKEGYGVVSGWRKNRQDKFFSRKLPSKMANWLISKATGVALKDYGCTLKAYDARFVDAFTLYGEMHRFIPAYCCYAGAKITEIPVNHLARTKGVSKYGMSRIVKVLLDLFTVKFLGSFFTKPLYLFGGLGFSLNGLAVLAAGFVLYQKFYHDVYAHRNPVLLLAVFLSVLGMMLIMMGLIAELLMRTYHESQGKTVYLIQEKVNF from the coding sequence ATGCCGAAAACAAAAACACTTGATCTCTCTATTATTGTCCCCTTTTTAAATGAAGAGGAAAACCTGGGGGAACTTTATCAGAATCTTGGAAGTGTTCTTCCTCCTCTGGGGCTTTCTTACGAGATTTTGCTTATTGATGATGGCTCTACCGACAAAAGTTTTGAGATCACCCAAAATCTGGCCAAAAAGGATTCCCATGTCAAAGTGATCCGCTTTACCCGTAATTTTGGACAAACGGCGGCGATGCAGGCCGGGTTTAAAGAAGCTTCCGGCCGTGTTTATATTACTTTGGATGCTGACAACCAAAATGACCCAAGGGATATTGGCAAGCTTTTGGAAAAAATGAAGGAAGGTTACGGGGTCGTTTCAGGATGGCGTAAAAATCGTCAGGACAAGTTTTTTTCTAGAAAGCTTCCTTCCAAAATGGCTAATTGGCTTATTTCAAAGGCCACGGGAGTGGCACTAAAGGATTATGGATGCACACTTAAAGCCTATGATGCCCGGTTTGTGGATGCCTTCACCCTTTATGGGGAAATGCACCGGTTTATTCCTGCCTATTGTTGTTATGCGGGGGCCAAAATCACGGAAATCCCGGTGAATCATTTGGCACGTACCAAGGGAGTTTCCAAATATGGTATGTCACGCATTGTGAAAGTGTTGCTCGATTTGTTTACGGTGAAATTTTTGGGCTCTTTTTTCACAAAACCCCTTTATCTTTTTGGCGGGCTTGGATTTAGTTTGAATGGTTTGGCCGTGTTGGCAGCCGGTTTTGTCTTGTATCAAAAATTTTATCACGATGTTTATGCCCACAGAAATCCTGTTTTGCTTTTGGCCGTTTTTTTATCGGTACTGGGGATGATGCTTATCATGATGGGGCTTATCGCTGAACTTCTTATGCGTACTTATCACGAATCCCAGGGAAAGACGGTGTATCTGATTCAGGAGAAGGTTAACTTTTAG
- a CDS encoding asparagine synthase (glutamine-hydrolyzing) has translation MCGISGILHKNNKPVSLEILQKMNRTLAHRGPDDEGYFVKGPVGLAQRRLAIIDLSSGGHQPMTSPDGRFTITFNGEIYNFIELKAGLEKKGVLFSTRSDTEVLLQLYIAEGKSCLSKLNGMFAFCIWDERDKKLFAARDRMGKKPFYYWDTPAHFAFASEPKAFRPHPDFANQLDDGALQHYFQYEYVPAPFSIFKGVKKLPQAHFLEWDGHGITIAPYWNIPLGNPVCEDENSIAPKLLDLLDSAVEARLVSDVPLGVFLSGGIDSSAVVGLMARHHPGKDIKTFSIGFEEKSFDETSYARLVAKKFGTDHHEQILTPHKMIEILPNVLSVLDEPFADYSIIPTYLLSAFTRNHVTVALGGDGGDELFAGYPTFFAGHVAQWFWKLPSALQKIIVGAGNALPVSDKDMSFEFKLKQFLYGASFPPVIRNQVWLGAFHQGEQERLFVGAGLPCPGRGNPAPTNPLDLVVETMRHCPSVHPGERMLYFYQKFYLCDDILVKADRASMAHSLEVRAPFLDVNVVEYASRIPYNLKLKGTKTKYILKKALEKILPSEILYRPKKGFGIPISLWLKTELKQEMLRVLDPQKIRKNGLFNPEFITRLVKDHLDGKKNNRKQLFSLLMFQWWRERYLEFSN, from the coding sequence ATGTGCGGTATTTCCGGAATTCTCCACAAAAACAACAAGCCTGTTTCCCTTGAAATTTTGCAAAAAATGAATCGCACCCTTGCCCACCGTGGGCCGGATGATGAAGGGTATTTTGTCAAAGGCCCAGTGGGGTTGGCGCAGCGGCGTCTGGCCATTATCGATTTGTCCTCTGGTGGGCACCAACCCATGACCTCACCCGATGGCCGTTTTACCATTACCTTTAACGGAGAAATTTATAATTTTATCGAGCTTAAAGCCGGGTTAGAAAAAAAAGGGGTCCTCTTTTCCACGCGTTCTGATACCGAAGTGCTACTTCAACTTTACATTGCCGAGGGGAAATCCTGTTTATCCAAACTCAATGGCATGTTTGCCTTTTGCATTTGGGACGAACGCGATAAAAAACTTTTTGCGGCGCGCGATCGCATGGGGAAGAAGCCATTTTATTATTGGGATACGCCTGCTCATTTTGCCTTTGCCTCCGAGCCGAAGGCTTTTCGGCCCCATCCCGATTTTGCAAATCAGTTGGATGACGGGGCTCTTCAGCATTATTTTCAATATGAGTATGTCCCGGCGCCTTTTTCCATTTTTAAGGGGGTAAAAAAACTTCCCCAGGCCCATTTTTTGGAATGGGATGGGCATGGAATTACGATTGCTCCCTACTGGAATATTCCTCTTGGAAACCCTGTCTGTGAAGATGAAAATTCCATTGCCCCCAAACTTTTAGACCTTCTTGATAGCGCGGTGGAGGCAAGGTTAGTCAGTGATGTGCCCCTTGGGGTTTTTCTTTCGGGAGGAATCGATTCGTCTGCTGTTGTGGGATTGATGGCCCGCCATCATCCGGGAAAAGATATCAAAACTTTCTCCATTGGTTTTGAGGAAAAGTCTTTTGACGAAACTTCTTATGCGCGTCTTGTGGCCAAAAAATTTGGCACCGATCACCATGAACAAATTTTAACACCGCATAAGATGATTGAGATTCTTCCTAATGTACTTTCCGTGTTAGATGAACCTTTTGCCGATTACTCAATCATCCCTACTTATCTGCTCTCCGCTTTTACTCGTAACCATGTCACGGTGGCCTTGGGAGGGGATGGGGGTGATGAGCTTTTTGCGGGTTACCCCACTTTTTTTGCAGGGCATGTTGCCCAGTGGTTTTGGAAGCTGCCATCGGCACTTCAAAAAATAATTGTTGGGGCCGGAAATGCCCTGCCTGTTTCGGATAAGGACATGAGTTTTGAATTTAAATTGAAGCAGTTTCTCTACGGAGCCTCGTTCCCGCCCGTGATCCGCAATCAGGTTTGGTTGGGGGCGTTTCATCAAGGGGAGCAGGAGAGATTGTTCGTAGGGGCGGGGTTGCCGTGCCCTGGGCGGGGGAACCCCGCCCCTACGAATCCATTGGATCTGGTTGTCGAAACCATGCGCCATTGTCCTTCGGTTCATCCCGGGGAACGCATGCTCTACTTCTACCAAAAATTTTATTTGTGTGATGACATCCTTGTCAAAGCCGATCGCGCCTCGATGGCGCATTCCCTTGAAGTTCGTGCCCCCTTTTTGGACGTCAATGTTGTGGAATATGCTTCACGTATTCCTTACAACCTGAAACTTAAAGGGACAAAAACAAAATATATTTTGAAAAAGGCCCTGGAAAAAATCCTCCCCTCCGAAATTCTCTATCGCCCTAAAAAAGGTTTTGGGATTCCCATTTCCCTTTGGCTTAAAACGGAGTTGAAACAAGAAATGTTGCGGGTGTTAGATCCCCAAAAAATTCGCAAAAACGGGTTGTTTAATCCTGAATTTATTACCCGTTTGGTCAAAGACCATCTGGATGGCAAGAAAAATAACCGCAAACAGCTTTTTTCCCTGCTTATGTTCCAATGGTGGAGGGAGAGGTATTTGGAGTTCTCAAACTGA